From the genome of Fusobacterium varium, one region includes:
- the ykuR gene encoding N-acetyldiaminopimelate deacetylase, which produces MELNLDFLLDDIVKNRRALHQMPETALEEFKTKEYLKNYLVSIGLEPHDIVETGLYVYIEGKDKNNCIAFRSDIDALNIEEENEIEFVSKNNGKMHACGHDGHMSTLLAFAKYLTTIQPLEKSVLLIFQPAEEAPGRAKDIVETGIFKKYNVKAIYGMHLFPELPEGVVACKEGPFFAQATVINVEITGKSGHGAMPHKAVDPLIAFTKVIDAYQTIISRNFSPFDPGVITIGKFSGGSAQNIIPEKVEFWGTARTFAQSDSEFIIKRMKEIHRGIELTYNVKIDENLVILYPPVINDKELYKKFTETMKDMDYREQDALTISEDFAYYQQEVPGIFFLLGTRNEEKGYIHPLHNCHFNFDEKVLLKGVEAFARILESHNK; this is translated from the coding sequence ATGGAACTTAATTTAGATTTTTTGTTAGATGATATAGTAAAAAATAGAAGAGCACTTCATCAAATGCCAGAAACTGCTCTAGAAGAATTTAAAACAAAGGAATATTTAAAAAATTATCTTGTTTCTATAGGGCTTGAACCACATGATATTGTTGAAACAGGATTATATGTATATATTGAAGGAAAAGATAAGAATAATTGTATAGCTTTTCGTAGTGATATAGATGCCCTAAATATTGAAGAAGAAAATGAAATAGAGTTTGTTTCTAAAAATAATGGTAAAATGCATGCTTGTGGGCATGATGGACATATGTCTACTTTATTAGCTTTTGCTAAATATCTTACAACTATACAGCCACTTGAGAAAAGTGTATTATTGATATTTCAGCCTGCTGAGGAAGCACCTGGAAGAGCAAAAGATATAGTAGAAACAGGAATTTTCAAAAAATACAATGTAAAAGCTATCTATGGAATGCATCTGTTCCCAGAACTTCCAGAAGGAGTAGTTGCTTGTAAAGAGGGACCTTTCTTTGCACAGGCTACTGTAATAAATGTAGAGATAACAGGAAAAAGTGGACATGGAGCTATGCCTCATAAAGCTGTAGATCCACTTATTGCTTTTACTAAGGTAATAGATGCTTATCAGACAATAATTTCAAGAAACTTTTCTCCATTTGATCCAGGAGTTATAACAATAGGTAAATTCTCTGGTGGAAGTGCTCAAAATATAATACCTGAAAAAGTTGAGTTCTGGGGAACAGCAAGAACATTTGCACAGTCTGATTCTGAATTTATAATAAAGAGAATGAAAGAGATACACAGAGGAATAGAGCTTACTTACAATGTAAAAATAGATGAAAATCTTGTTATTCTTTATCCACCAGTAATAAATGATAAAGAACTTTATAAAAAATTTACAGAAACTATGAAGGATATGGACTATAGAGAGCAGGACGCTTTGACAATATCAGAGGATTTTGCTTACTATCAGCAGGAAGTTCCAGGAATATTTTTCCTATTGGGAACTAGAAATGAAGAAAAGGGATATATTCACCCACTTCATAACTGTCATTTCAATTTTGATGAAAAAGTATTGTTAAAAGGTGTAGAGGCTTTTGCCAGAATATTAGAAAGTCACAATAAATAA
- the mdtC_1 gene encoding Multidrug transporter MdtC: protein MKSISEFSIRKPATATMFIISMIFFGILGLKKMPIEMLPNINKPTVRIRIKWDGATPSDVDKMITRKIEDVLPNVEGIVEYTSESSAEQSLIFVKFKYGTDVETKITLIQNEINQIRNKFPDDMKEPSIRKSSMSDVPAITFSMAGGDRMEMRSYAENNLKPMLERISGVAQIQVFGGQEQEVSVEVDPNKLENYNLGIMDVYNKMNKASVNLPGGILREGEKEYLIKIEAEIETADQIKEIVLSNKNGHLLKLKDIAKIQVAPKDRTSIYRKNGKDSIVVIVSKTDDGNSVAIVNETKKIIESNRGSLPINTVLNYEFDSSVTILNSISNVKSSGLQGLVLASVILFIFLKSVSATLIIAVAIPISIIFTFFLLNIQGISINLISLMGLSLGIGMLVDNSVVVVDNIFRHMTELGKTRLQAAKDGAEEMALPVLASTMTTVAAFLPLVFQEGLAKEQFNNLCYAISYSLLASLVISLTFVPMIASKVMDSKKDLNAEGKIMINFRKIYVATLKWAIRHRGAVLGILAVLFAGSMFIASKIGGRYIPTVDEGRYAVVAKLPSGADVNKADRIGKVLEEKAVILPFVKDYTVSGNSSNTILNINAGLKTSRNESLQDIMRELRKTFVEFPDVELTITPGYKFGTRGIYDLEFELYSDNESQLQMISQELKEKIKEIDGIYDVTSSFEGGKPEGKFYIDREKAEYYGLDAKTIATMIQTQILGGTPIKINSDNSEIDVTLQLQKKYRESTGLILDSRITLPTGGNIRISDVAEFRAEEGPSKIEKKDKKKKIVIYANLKDELDLETAQKLVITTLEDMGYPDGLTYGTGGKSADMAEMGAQLKSTFAIAVFLIYFILVWQFESFIMPFVIILSIPLSTTGAFYALYAAGLSIDAMVSVGFVMLAGIVVNNAIVLIDFINIRRAAGDNMNKALITAGKTRLRPILMTTLTTVLGMIPLMFSNGEGSEIYKGMSFVVVFGLSTATLLTLVVIPVFYYLIDDFILVMRRFRKKLSKKS, encoded by the coding sequence ATGAAATCAATTTCAGAATTTTCAATAAGAAAACCAGCTACAGCTACAATGTTTATAATATCGATGATTTTCTTTGGTATATTAGGTCTTAAAAAAATGCCAATAGAAATGCTGCCTAATATAAATAAGCCTACTGTAAGGATAAGAATAAAATGGGACGGAGCAACTCCATCAGATGTAGATAAAATGATTACAAGAAAAATAGAAGATGTTCTTCCAAATGTAGAAGGAATAGTTGAGTATACTTCTGAGTCTTCTGCTGAACAATCTCTTATATTTGTAAAATTTAAGTATGGAACTGATGTTGAAACAAAGATAACTCTTATACAAAATGAGATAAACCAAATAAGAAATAAATTTCCAGATGATATGAAAGAGCCTTCTATAAGAAAAAGCTCAATGTCAGATGTACCTGCTATTACTTTTTCAATGGCAGGTGGAGATAGAATGGAAATGAGGAGTTATGCTGAAAATAACTTGAAACCTATGCTGGAAAGAATTTCAGGAGTAGCTCAAATACAAGTTTTTGGTGGGCAGGAACAAGAAGTATCAGTGGAAGTAGATCCTAATAAATTAGAAAATTACAATCTAGGTATAATGGATGTATATAATAAAATGAACAAAGCCAGTGTCAATCTTCCAGGTGGAATATTAAGAGAGGGAGAAAAAGAATATCTTATAAAAATAGAAGCAGAGATAGAAACTGCTGATCAGATAAAAGAGATTGTATTAAGTAATAAAAATGGACATCTTTTAAAATTAAAAGATATAGCAAAGATACAAGTTGCTCCCAAAGATAGAACATCAATATATAGAAAAAATGGAAAAGATAGTATAGTAGTTATTGTTTCAAAGACAGATGACGGAAATTCAGTTGCAATTGTTAACGAAACAAAAAAAATAATAGAAAGTAATAGGGGTTCACTTCCTATTAATACTGTATTGAACTATGAATTTGATTCTTCTGTTACAATACTGAATTCAATATCTAATGTTAAATCAAGTGGGTTACAGGGGCTGGTTCTAGCATCTGTCATACTTTTTATCTTTTTAAAAAGTGTTTCAGCTACTTTGATAATAGCTGTTGCTATTCCTATATCTATAATCTTTACTTTCTTTTTATTAAATATTCAGGGGATAAGTATCAATTTAATATCTCTTATGGGATTATCTTTAGGAATAGGAATGCTTGTAGATAACTCAGTAGTAGTTGTAGATAATATATTTAGGCATATGACTGAATTGGGAAAAACAAGATTACAGGCAGCAAAAGATGGAGCAGAGGAAATGGCTCTTCCTGTACTAGCTTCAACAATGACTACAGTTGCTGCATTTTTACCTTTAGTTTTTCAGGAAGGATTGGCAAAAGAGCAATTCAATAATTTATGTTATGCAATATCATACTCATTATTGGCTTCATTAGTAATATCACTTACATTTGTACCAATGATAGCAAGTAAAGTAATGGATAGTAAAAAAGATTTGAATGCTGAAGGAAAAATAATGATTAACTTCAGGAAAATATATGTTGCAACATTAAAATGGGCTATAAGACACAGAGGGGCTGTATTAGGTATACTTGCAGTTTTATTCGCTGGCTCAATGTTTATTGCATCAAAAATAGGAGGGAGATATATTCCAACTGTTGATGAGGGACGGTATGCAGTGGTAGCAAAACTTCCATCGGGAGCAGATGTAAATAAAGCTGATAGAATAGGAAAAGTTCTTGAAGAAAAAGCAGTTATATTGCCATTTGTAAAAGATTATACAGTTTCAGGAAATAGTTCAAATACTATTCTTAATATAAATGCAGGTTTAAAAACTTCAAGAAATGAATCACTTCAAGATATAATGAGAGAACTTAGAAAAACTTTTGTAGAATTTCCAGATGTGGAATTAACAATAACTCCAGGATATAAATTTGGAACTAGAGGAATATATGATTTAGAGTTTGAACTTTATTCAGATAATGAATCACAGCTTCAGATGATATCTCAAGAGCTTAAAGAAAAAATAAAAGAAATAGATGGAATATATGATGTAACTTCTTCATTTGAAGGAGGAAAGCCAGAAGGAAAATTCTATATAGATAGAGAGAAAGCAGAGTATTATGGATTAGATGCTAAAACTATAGCAACAATGATACAGACGCAAATATTAGGTGGAACACCCATAAAAATCAATAGTGATAATAGTGAAATAGATGTAACACTTCAATTACAGAAAAAATATAGAGAATCTACAGGATTGATATTAGATTCAAGAATAACACTTCCTACTGGTGGAAATATCAGAATATCTGATGTTGCTGAATTTAGAGCTGAAGAGGGACCTTCAAAAATAGAAAAAAAGGATAAGAAAAAGAAAATAGTTATATATGCAAATTTGAAAGATGAACTTGATTTAGAAACAGCACAAAAACTTGTAATCACAACTTTAGAAGATATGGGATATCCAGATGGTTTGACTTATGGAACTGGAGGAAAAAGTGCTGATATGGCTGAAATGGGAGCTCAATTGAAATCAACATTTGCTATTGCAGTATTTCTTATTTATTTTATTCTTGTATGGCAGTTTGAATCTTTTATAATGCCATTTGTTATTATATTATCTATTCCTCTTTCTACTACAGGTGCATTTTATGCTCTCTATGCAGCAGGACTTAGTATAGATGCCATGGTTTCTGTAGGATTTGTAATGCTGGCAGGAATAGTTGTAAACAATGCTATTGTATTGATAGATTTTATTAATATTAGAAGAGCTGCTGGAGATAATATGAATAAAGCTCTTATCACAGCTGGAAAGACAAGATTAAGACCAATTTTAATGACTACACTTACTACTGTTCTTGGAATGATTCCATTGATGTTCAGTAATGGAGAAGGTTCTGAAATATACAAAGGAATGTCCTTTGTTGTTGTATTTGGTCTTTCAACAGCTACACTTTTAACTTTAGTAGTAATACCTGTATTTTATTATTTAATAGATGACTTTATACTTGTGATGAGAAGATTTAGAAAAAAATTATCAAAAAAATCATAA
- a CDS encoding Uncharacterized conserved protein, which yields MISRVEIQETNRMIAEANLDVRTITMGISLIDCADPDINKFNENIYKKITTYAKDLVKVGDEIAKQFGVPVVNKRISVTPIAIAAAGCKTDSYVSIAKTLDKAAQECGVNFIGGFSALVQKGCTPSDRILIDSIPEALAVTERVCSSVNIGTSRNGLNMNAVKKMGEIIVKTAELTKDRDSIGCAKLVVFCNAVEDNPFMAGAFHGVGEADCVINVGVSGPGVVKRALMEVRDADFETLCEVVKKTAFKITRVGQIVAQEASRRLNVPFGIIDLSLAPTPAIGDSIAEIFQEMGLEHAGAPGTTAALAILNDNVKKGGVMASSYVGGLSGAFIPVSEDHAMIEAAKAGALTLEKLEAMTCVCSVGLDMIAIPGSTTAATISGIIADEAAIGMINNKTTAARLIPVIGKEVGDMVEFGGLLGYAPIMAVNKFSCENFIKRGGRIPAPIHSFKN from the coding sequence ATGATTTCCAGAGTAGAAATACAGGAAACAAATAGAATGATAGCAGAAGCTAACTTAGATGTTCGTACTATCACTATGGGGATTAGCCTTATAGATTGTGCTGATCCAGATATTAATAAATTCAATGAAAATATATATAAAAAAATAACTACATATGCAAAAGATTTGGTAAAAGTCGGAGATGAAATTGCAAAACAATTTGGAGTACCAGTAGTTAATAAAAGAATATCAGTAACACCTATTGCTATTGCAGCAGCAGGCTGTAAAACAGATTCATATGTAAGTATTGCAAAAACTCTTGATAAAGCTGCACAAGAATGTGGAGTAAACTTTATAGGAGGGTTTTCTGCTCTTGTCCAAAAAGGCTGTACACCTTCAGATAGAATTCTTATAGATTCTATTCCAGAAGCTTTGGCTGTTACAGAAAGAGTATGTTCATCTGTAAATATAGGGACTTCAAGAAATGGATTGAATATGAATGCTGTAAAAAAAATGGGAGAGATAATAGTAAAAACTGCTGAACTTACAAAGGATAGAGATAGTATAGGGTGTGCTAAACTAGTTGTTTTTTGTAATGCAGTAGAAGATAATCCATTCATGGCAGGAGCATTTCATGGAGTAGGAGAAGCTGATTGTGTTATTAATGTAGGAGTAAGTGGACCAGGAGTTGTAAAGAGAGCATTGATGGAAGTAAGAGATGCTGACTTTGAAACACTTTGTGAAGTAGTAAAGAAAACTGCATTTAAAATAACAAGAGTAGGGCAGATAGTTGCTCAGGAAGCTTCAAGAAGATTAAATGTTCCTTTTGGAATAATTGATCTTTCATTGGCTCCTACACCAGCAATTGGAGATAGTATTGCTGAAATATTTCAAGAGATGGGACTTGAGCATGCAGGAGCTCCTGGAACTACAGCAGCACTTGCTATATTAAATGATAATGTAAAAAAAGGTGGGGTAATGGCCTCTTCCTATGTTGGAGGATTAAGTGGAGCTTTTATTCCTGTAAGTGAAGATCACGCAATGATAGAAGCTGCAAAAGCTGGAGCTTTAACTCTTGAAAAATTAGAAGCTATGACTTGTGTATGTTCTGTTGGATTAGATATGATAGCTATTCCAGGAAGTACAACAGCAGCGACTATTTCTGGAATCATAGCTGATGAGGCAGCTATTGGAATGATAAACAACAAAACTACTGCTGCAAGACTTATTCCAGTAATTGGAAAAGAAGTGGGAGATATGGTAGAATTTGGAGGTTTATTAGGATATGCTCCTATTATGGCTGTAAATAAATTCAGCTGTGAAAATTTTATTAAAAGAGGAGGAAGAATTCCTGCTCCTATCCACAGTTTCAAAAACTAA
- the mepA_3 gene encoding Multidrug export protein mepA, producing MNKFENDLSKGNVVKQLIKFSIPFLISNLIQTLYSVADMVIVGRYASTTSMSGVANGSQVQFVITNMVMGFTVGGTVLVAQYLGIGNRKAMKETISTLFTTLLLIAVVITTLMIFTMDPLLKLIQTPAEAFFETRAYFFVTTLGTIFIFGYNALSAVMRGMGDSKNPLYFVAIACVTNIILDLLLVAKYGMGAEGAAIATVISQAVSMILCIIYLKKNGFIFDFKLSSFKFYKDRFDLLLKIGIPTSAQNAIVSVSFLFLIALANTFGVSASAAVGAVSKLNSFAILPTVAVSASVSAMSAQNIGARQIRRAVQTLKTGIIFSLAISFIIFLFMRIFPEDCLSMFGEDKEMIKCGVEYLSAISYDYLLVPFVFCLNGLFIGAGHTKFSFINSASASLFIRIPACYFLGVFLNKGLYGLGLGAPLASMFGVIMGVVFFLSKKWMRAVIVKE from the coding sequence ATGAATAAATTTGAAAATGACCTTTCAAAGGGAAATGTTGTAAAACAATTGATAAAATTTTCTATACCATTTCTTATTTCCAATTTGATACAGACACTATACAGTGTGGCAGATATGGTAATAGTAGGAAGATATGCTTCTACTACAAGTATGTCAGGAGTTGCTAATGGTTCACAAGTACAATTTGTAATAACTAATATGGTAATGGGATTTACTGTAGGAGGAACAGTTCTTGTAGCTCAATATCTAGGTATAGGAAATAGAAAAGCTATGAAAGAAACAATAAGCACCTTATTTACAACTTTGTTGCTAATAGCAGTTGTAATAACTACTTTGATGATATTTACTATGGATCCATTATTAAAATTGATTCAGACTCCAGCAGAAGCTTTTTTTGAAACAAGAGCTTACTTCTTTGTAACTACATTAGGGACAATATTTATATTTGGATATAATGCTCTTAGTGCTGTTATGAGAGGAATGGGAGATAGTAAAAATCCACTGTATTTTGTTGCTATTGCCTGTGTAACAAATATTATTTTAGATTTATTGCTTGTAGCTAAATATGGAATGGGAGCAGAGGGAGCAGCAATAGCTACTGTTATTTCTCAAGCTGTAAGTATGATATTGTGTATTATTTATTTGAAGAAAAATGGATTTATATTTGATTTTAAACTAAGCTCATTTAAATTTTATAAAGATAGATTCGATTTACTTTTAAAAATAGGAATACCTACATCAGCTCAAAATGCTATTGTAAGTGTATCGTTCTTATTTCTGATAGCTTTAGCTAATACTTTTGGAGTATCTGCTTCTGCTGCAGTTGGAGCAGTAAGTAAATTGAATAGTTTTGCAATACTTCCAACAGTTGCTGTAAGTGCTTCTGTTTCAGCTATGAGTGCACAAAATATTGGTGCAAGGCAAATAAGGAGAGCAGTACAAACTTTAAAGACAGGAATAATATTTTCTCTTGCTATTTCTTTTATAATATTTTTATTTATGAGAATTTTTCCAGAAGATTGTTTAAGTATGTTTGGAGAAGATAAAGAAATGATAAAATGTGGGGTAGAGTATTTAAGTGCAATAAGTTATGATTATCTTCTTGTTCCATTTGTATTTTGCTTGAATGGATTATTTATAGGTGCAGGGCATACTAAATTTTCTTTTATAAATAGTGCTTCAGCTTCATTATTTATAAGGATTCCAGCTTGTTATTTTTTAGGAGTATTTCTAAATAAAGGATTATATGGACTAGGATTAGGGGCACCTTTAGCTTCTATGTTTGGAGTGATAATGGGAGTAGTGTTCTTTTTATCTAAGAAATGGATGAGAGCTGTAATTGTAAAAGAGTAG
- a CDS encoding Predicted metal-binding protein: MDNTKLIVIIQCEIAKRRCSGFYCMDSFYKKDRAFSIYPKEQDIQYMMFECGGCCGKEISSLLGHLSRKLKEEDIIKKDEVVIHLASCMVTDNHHYDRCPHIDYIKNIIAKQGYRNVVEGTLLAKASEKKRELGMYKKYE, from the coding sequence ATGGATAATACAAAGTTAATAGTAATAATACAATGTGAAATAGCCAAAAGAAGATGCAGTGGATTTTACTGTATGGATTCTTTTTATAAGAAAGATAGAGCATTCAGTATTTACCCGAAAGAACAGGATATACAATATATGATGTTTGAATGTGGTGGGTGTTGTGGAAAAGAAATTTCAAGCCTTCTAGGTCATTTATCCAGAAAATTAAAAGAAGAGGATATTATTAAAAAAGATGAAGTAGTCATTCATTTAGCTTCTTGCATGGTAACTGATAATCATCATTATGACAGATGTCCACATATAGATTATATAAAAAATATAATAGCAAAACAAGGATACCGAAATGTAGTAGAGGGAACTCTTTTAGCAAAAGCTTCAGAGAAAAAACGTGAATTAGGTATGTATAAAAAATATGAGTGA
- a CDS encoding ACT domain-containing protein has translation MKCIITVLGTDKVGIIAKVCTYLSDANVNILDISQTIVDGYFNMMMIVDITAPSKPMEVIGEELRQIGKVLGVIISMQHEDIFNCMHRI, from the coding sequence ATGAAGTGTATTATTACTGTCTTAGGAACAGACAAAGTTGGTATCATAGCTAAAGTATGTACATACTTATCAGATGCTAATGTAAATATCCTTGATATTTCACAAACAATAGTTGATGGTTATTTCAATATGATGATGATAGTTGATATCACTGCTCCATCAAAACCTATGGAAGTTATAGGAGAAGAACTTAGACAAATAGGAAAAGTTCTAGGAGTTATAATTTCAATGCAACATGAAGATATTTTTAACTGTATGCATCGTATTTAA
- the bmrR_1 gene encoding Multidrug-efflux transporter 1 regulator — translation MEDYLTIGEISKLTAVPISTLRYYDSEGIFSPALKDEKNNYRYYTGFQIPVLKIIIHLKKLGFSNESIKSHLKNLNYSHTLELITKIIEETKVEIKRLQRIEKELIQNADQVKQLIEIEEKIDTFFIEEMEEIKAVYTDISLDTDPKKIIQTAFKKLDISLSTSNSSEITKKIDVPLNNTTLPIGIYALIIPRENIENGNFKEEKIIFMRDVKSIEKKMILPKNRYACLYCKNRFRDRKEYVEKLLKWIKDNNFEITGDTIIHFLAGPGFVKDPKELLYAVKIPIK, via the coding sequence ATGGAAGATTACTTAACAATTGGAGAAATATCAAAACTTACTGCAGTTCCTATTTCTACACTACGTTATTATGATAGTGAAGGAATATTTTCTCCTGCTCTGAAAGATGAAAAGAATAATTATAGATATTACACTGGTTTTCAAATACCAGTATTAAAAATAATAATACACTTGAAAAAACTAGGATTTAGTAATGAATCTATAAAAAGTCATTTGAAAAATCTTAATTATTCACATACTTTGGAATTGATAACAAAAATAATAGAAGAAACTAAAGTAGAAATAAAAAGGCTTCAGAGAATAGAAAAAGAGTTGATACAAAATGCAGATCAAGTAAAGCAGTTGATTGAAATAGAAGAAAAAATAGATACCTTTTTTATAGAAGAAATGGAAGAAATAAAAGCTGTATATACAGATATATCTTTAGATACTGATCCTAAGAAAATAATTCAAACAGCATTTAAAAAATTGGATATTTCCTTAAGTACTAGTAATTCATCTGAAATAACAAAGAAAATAGATGTACCATTAAATAACACTACTTTGCCAATAGGAATATATGCTTTAATAATTCCTAGAGAAAATATTGAAAATGGGAACTTCAAAGAAGAAAAAATTATTTTTATGCGAGATGTGAAGAGTATTGAAAAGAAAATGATACTTCCTAAAAATAGATATGCATGTCTTTATTGTAAAAATAGATTCAGAGATAGAAAAGAGTATGTTGAAAAACTTCTAAAATGGATAAAAGATAATAATTTTGAAATTACAGGAGATACTATCATACATTTTTTAGCTGGTCCTGGTTTTGTAAAAGATCCTAAAGAACTACTGTATGCAGTAAAAATACCAATAAAATAA